One genomic region from Nocardia vinacea encodes:
- a CDS encoding TetR/AcrR family transcriptional regulator — MAGRRGWGGSPPSSDEEASRRIVATAVDLIGRTGSEISIADVAESLGVIRQTVYRYFPSADALMQAAAIASVDGFLDRLTGQVSGIEDPVEAMTEGVVYTLAEVRRTPHLGILLSSTYSNVHPESLTSEEAQTFGMMMIKRFDVDWERYGYDDTSLPELVEYILRTMQSFFVSPGNPPRSDDELRRYLGRWMGAAIIAQPKPDGRRGG, encoded by the coding sequence GTGGCAGGAAGGCGCGGGTGGGGCGGGAGTCCGCCGAGCAGCGATGAAGAAGCGTCCCGTCGAATAGTCGCCACCGCAGTAGATCTGATCGGACGGACAGGTTCGGAGATCAGCATCGCCGATGTCGCGGAGTCGCTGGGTGTCATCCGTCAGACGGTGTATCGATACTTCCCCAGTGCGGACGCGCTGATGCAGGCCGCGGCGATCGCGTCGGTCGACGGTTTTCTGGATCGGCTGACAGGGCAGGTCAGCGGCATCGAGGACCCGGTCGAAGCCATGACCGAGGGCGTGGTCTACACGCTGGCCGAGGTGCGCCGGACGCCCCACCTGGGCATTCTGCTCTCGAGCACATATTCGAATGTGCACCCCGAAAGCCTTACCTCCGAAGAGGCGCAAACCTTCGGCATGATGATGATCAAGCGCTTCGACGTCGATTGGGAGCGGTACGGATACGACGACACATCGCTGCCCGAGCTCGTCGAATACATTCTGCGAACGATGCAGTCGTTCTTCGTTTCTCCGGGCAATCCGCCACGGAGTGATGATGAGCTGCGTCGATATCTAGGACGCTGGATGGGGGCCGCGATCATCGCGCAACCGAAGCCGGACGGACGACGCGGGGGCTGA
- a CDS encoding zinc-ribbon domain-containing protein, translated as MLIFGWQRRLHTLAMITLVCGRCGNPAAHALRRLATTFTVFFIPILPLGNKHYMECTWCGASTPLAVPQVTGLIARANAEKMGSAQYQQPSPGPNGQWPAPGAPNTNWQQQPALGAPNAHLQQPASSTPHAPWQQQPAPSTPNAPWQQQPAPGAPTGPWQR; from the coding sequence ATGCTGATCTTCGGCTGGCAGAGGCGTCTCCACACGCTCGCCATGATCACCTTGGTCTGCGGTCGCTGCGGCAACCCCGCCGCACACGCGCTGCGCAGACTCGCCACCACATTCACAGTCTTCTTCATCCCGATCCTCCCACTCGGCAACAAGCACTACATGGAATGCACCTGGTGCGGCGCATCGACACCCCTCGCCGTACCTCAAGTCACCGGCCTCATCGCACGCGCCAACGCCGAGAAAATGGGCTCCGCCCAGTACCAGCAGCCTTCCCCAGGCCCTAACGGCCAGTGGCCCGCCCCCGGCGCACCCAACACCAACTGGCAGCAGCAGCCCGCTCTTGGCGCACCTAACGCCCACCTGCAGCAGCCTGCTTCCAGCACACCCCACGCGCCCTGGCAGCAGCAGCCCGCCCCCAGCACGCCGAACGCCCCCTGGCAGCAGCAGCCCGCCCCCGGCGCGCCGACCGGCCCGTGGCAGCGCTGA
- a CDS encoding MFS transporter: protein MTSTDIRSTSTSHERRITTALFAAGLATFVSMYSAQALLPSLSVAFGVAPAQAALAVSLTTGFLALAIVPVSALSARIGRTRVMTGSAVTSAAIGLLLPSSPSLEVLLAGRALQGVALAGVPAVAMAYLAEEIGRDGLGAAMGVYVAGTSIGGLSGRLIPAFALDLTSWRWAEAAVGVAAAGCTVWFVRGLPPSRGFVARPAGMRTVLRDIGAPLQRGGLLALFGLAFVLVGGFVSIYNFLGYRLTRPPFELPAAVAGSVFLLYLAGTLASAAAGRWADRIGKHRVLAASVALMGIGILVTIPDQLIAVILGITLCTAGFFGAHAVASTWVGTIAPGGAASSLYLFTYYLGSAIIGGTAGIAYTKGGWVGLAACVGALLVVAAVLVWYLTIHARRGVETVAASEVCAAPTA from the coding sequence ATGACCAGCACGGATATCCGTTCGACCAGCACATCGCACGAACGTCGGATCACTACCGCGCTGTTCGCCGCAGGGCTGGCCACCTTCGTGTCGATGTACAGCGCGCAGGCGTTGCTGCCGAGTCTGTCGGTGGCATTCGGAGTCGCCCCGGCGCAGGCCGCGTTGGCCGTGTCGTTGACCACCGGGTTTCTCGCGCTGGCGATCGTGCCGGTCAGTGCGTTGTCCGCACGGATCGGACGGACCAGGGTGATGACGGGGTCGGCGGTGACGTCTGCGGCCATCGGTCTGCTGCTGCCCTCGAGTCCATCGCTGGAGGTGCTGTTGGCGGGGCGGGCGCTGCAGGGCGTGGCGTTGGCCGGAGTGCCCGCCGTCGCGATGGCGTACTTGGCGGAGGAGATCGGTAGGGACGGGTTGGGCGCGGCGATGGGTGTTTATGTCGCGGGCACGTCGATCGGCGGGTTGTCCGGGCGGTTGATTCCGGCATTCGCTTTGGATCTGACCTCGTGGCGCTGGGCCGAGGCCGCGGTTGGCGTTGCGGCGGCCGGTTGCACCGTTTGGTTCGTGCGTGGGTTGCCGCCGTCGCGCGGGTTCGTCGCTCGACCCGCCGGAATGCGCACCGTGCTGCGCGATATCGGTGCGCCGTTGCAGCGTGGCGGCCTGCTGGCGCTGTTCGGGTTGGCCTTCGTATTGGTCGGCGGATTCGTTTCGATCTACAACTTCCTCGGCTATCGGCTGACCCGGCCACCGTTCGAATTACCTGCGGCCGTCGCGGGTTCGGTGTTCCTGCTGTACCTGGCAGGCACGCTCGCCTCGGCCGCGGCCGGGCGTTGGGCCGATCGCATCGGTAAGCACCGTGTGCTCGCGGCCTCCGTCGCACTGATGGGCATCGGAATACTGGTCACCATTCCGGACCAGTTGATCGCGGTCATCTTGGGGATAACACTTTGCACCGCAGGGTTTTTCGGTGCCCACGCGGTGGCGAGCACCTGGGTCGGCACGATAGCTCCCGGTGGCGCCGCATCGTCGCTGTACTTGTTCACCTACTACCTCGGCAGCGCCATCATCGGCGGTACGGCAGGCATCGCATATACGAAGGGAGGGTGGGTCGGTCTGGCAGCCTGCGTCGGGGCGCTGCTGGTCGTGGCCGCAGTTCTGGTGTGGTACTTGACGATTCACGCTCGCCGTGGAGTCGAAACCGTTGCCGCTTCCGAAGTATGCGCCGCGCCGACGGCGTGA
- a CDS encoding LysR family transcriptional regulator has translation MLGDDLLWFTTLAELERVGAAAERLHIAQPTLSRMLARLERRLGVELFDRHGKRIVLNEFGRTYYEHARRAQSELDAAAQALADLADPAKGVVRLSFQHSFGSWLIPQLIGGFRRGSSRISFTLWQGAFDAVIDQIVDGTADLAIVSPRPSVPGIGWRKLLAQPLALAVPAEHRLAARRQIRLADLGDAEFITMHSGFGMRRILDELCAAANIRPRIAFESSDLLTAAGLVAAGLGVAVLPLEDPTPAAGSLSGIVTVPLADAAAARDVGLIWSATAPPSDAVRRFRDFTEDWAGRRAGIQMLRR, from the coding sequence GTGCTGGGTGACGACCTGCTGTGGTTCACGACACTCGCCGAGCTGGAGCGTGTCGGCGCGGCCGCCGAGCGGCTGCATATCGCCCAACCGACGCTCTCGCGCATGCTGGCCCGTCTCGAGCGCCGTCTCGGCGTCGAACTCTTCGACCGCCACGGAAAACGCATCGTGCTGAACGAATTCGGCCGGACCTACTACGAACACGCCCGTCGTGCCCAGTCCGAACTCGATGCCGCCGCCCAGGCCCTCGCCGACCTGGCTGATCCCGCGAAAGGCGTTGTTCGCCTGTCGTTTCAGCACTCCTTCGGCAGCTGGCTGATCCCGCAACTGATCGGCGGCTTCCGGCGTGGTTCGTCCCGCATCTCGTTCACCCTCTGGCAGGGTGCGTTCGATGCGGTAATCGATCAGATAGTCGACGGCACAGCGGATTTGGCAATCGTGTCGCCCCGTCCGTCGGTCCCGGGCATCGGCTGGCGCAAGCTGCTCGCGCAGCCGCTCGCGCTGGCCGTGCCCGCGGAACATCGGCTCGCCGCCCGCCGACAGATCCGTCTCGCCGATCTCGGCGACGCCGAATTCATCACCATGCATTCGGGTTTCGGTATGCGCCGCATTCTCGACGAACTCTGCGCCGCCGCGAATATCCGCCCCCGCATTGCCTTCGAATCGAGCGATCTGCTCACTGCCGCGGGTCTGGTCGCGGCCGGCCTCGGTGTCGCGGTGTTGCCGCTGGAAGATCCCACGCCCGCAGCCGGTTCGCTATCCGGCATCGTGACTGTCCCGCTCGCCGATGCCGCAGCGGCCCGCGATGTGGGGCTGATCTGGTCGGCGACCGCCCCGCCATCGGATGCGGTGCGTCGATTTCGTGACTTCACCGAGGATTGGGCAGGCCGGCGCGCGGGAATCCAGATGCTACGACGGTGA
- a CDS encoding PhoH family protein, whose product MGADNSSGPAARTVRSSIELAPESVFPFLGSADQNLRELEQLLDADIHVRGNSVTLTGKAADVALAERVIEQLVALTGRNRVVTPEAVRHTVSMLTEGSSESPAEVLSLDILSRRGKTIRPKTLNQKRYVDAIDANTIVFGIGPAGTGKTYLAMAKAVQALQTKQVNRIILTRPAVEAGERLGFLPGTLNEKIDPYLRPLYDALHDMMDPEAIPKLMAAGVIEVAPLAYMRGRTLNDSFIILDEAQNTTAEQMKMFLTRLGFGSKIVVTGDVTQVDLPNGARSGLRAAGEILTGIEDIHFAQLTSSDVVRHRLVSDIVDAYERAEAERVTQVGPHYPGNRAQRRAASRGDRR is encoded by the coding sequence ATCGGTGCAGACAACAGTTCGGGCCCGGCAGCACGCACCGTGCGTTCCAGTATCGAACTCGCTCCCGAATCCGTGTTCCCGTTCCTCGGTTCGGCCGACCAGAACCTGCGTGAACTCGAGCAGCTGCTGGATGCGGATATCCATGTCCGCGGCAATTCCGTCACCCTCACCGGCAAGGCGGCCGATGTCGCGCTGGCCGAGCGGGTTATTGAACAGCTCGTCGCGCTGACGGGTCGCAATCGAGTGGTGACCCCGGAGGCGGTGCGCCACACCGTATCCATGCTCACCGAGGGTTCCTCGGAATCCCCGGCCGAGGTACTGAGCCTGGACATTCTGTCCCGGCGCGGCAAGACCATCCGGCCCAAGACGCTCAACCAGAAGCGCTACGTCGACGCGATCGACGCCAACACCATCGTGTTCGGCATCGGCCCCGCGGGTACCGGCAAGACGTATCTGGCGATGGCCAAGGCCGTGCAGGCATTGCAGACCAAGCAGGTCAACCGGATCATCCTCACCCGCCCCGCCGTCGAGGCGGGCGAGCGGCTCGGCTTCCTGCCCGGCACGCTCAACGAGAAGATCGATCCCTACCTGCGCCCGCTCTACGACGCGCTGCACGACATGATGGATCCGGAGGCCATTCCGAAGCTGATGGCGGCCGGTGTCATCGAGGTCGCACCGCTGGCGTACATGCGCGGTCGCACGCTGAACGATTCGTTCATCATTCTCGACGAGGCGCAGAACACCACGGCCGAGCAGATGAAGATGTTCCTCACCCGGCTCGGATTCGGTTCGAAGATCGTGGTGACCGGTGACGTCACCCAGGTCGACCTGCCCAATGGCGCGCGCTCGGGTCTGCGCGCGGCGGGTGAGATCCTGACCGGCATCGAAGATATCCATTTCGCCCAGCTGACCAGCAGCGATGTGGTTCGGCACCGGTTGGTCTCCGATATTGTGGACGCCTACGAGCGGGCTGAGGCCGAACGGGTCACCCAGGTCGGACCGCACTATCCGGGCAATCGCGCACAGCGTCGTGCCGCGAGCCGTGGAGATCGGCGATAG
- the ybeY gene encoding rRNA maturation RNase YbeY: MSIEIANESGVDVPEEDLVSVARFVIGRMDVHPAAELSMVLVDLDTMADLHMRWMDLPGPTDVMSFPMDELEPGGRPDSAEPGPSMLGDIVLCPEFAAGQARKAGHSLDHELALLTVHGVLHLLGYDHAEPEEEKEMFALQARLLEEWYESLREAQRRAELAERDARLLGKAGFTTPGEALGPA; encoded by the coding sequence GTGAGCATCGAGATCGCCAACGAGTCGGGTGTCGACGTACCCGAAGAAGACCTGGTCAGTGTCGCGCGATTCGTGATCGGCCGGATGGACGTGCATCCGGCCGCCGAGCTGTCGATGGTGCTCGTCGATCTCGACACCATGGCGGATCTGCACATGCGCTGGATGGACCTACCCGGCCCGACCGATGTTATGTCCTTCCCTATGGACGAACTGGAGCCCGGTGGTCGACCGGACAGTGCCGAACCGGGTCCGTCCATGCTCGGCGATATCGTGCTGTGCCCCGAATTCGCCGCCGGCCAGGCCCGCAAGGCCGGTCACTCGCTCGATCACGAACTCGCGCTGCTCACCGTGCACGGCGTGCTCCACCTGCTCGGCTACGACCATGCCGAGCCGGAGGAGGAGAAGGAGATGTTCGCGCTGCAGGCACGGCTGCTCGAGGAGTGGTACGAGAGCCTGCGCGAGGCACAGCGGCGAGCCGAATTGGCCGAGCGCGATGCCCGGCTGCTGGGGAAGGCCGGCTTCACAACGCCCGGTGAGGCGCTAGGCCCCGCGTGA
- a CDS encoding hemolysin family protein, with protein MSSLTLILLAGLLVPVGGVFAGVDSALNTISPARLDDMVRAERPGAVRLTRIVADRPRYVNLLVLLRILCEICATVLLAAALIPLWDDNWALLFTAAVMVLVDYVVIGVGPRTLGRQHAYSIALASALPLQFIGTVLGPVSRLLILIGNAITPGKGFRNGPFASEIELREVVEMAGERGVVADDERRMIQSVFELGDTPARAVMVPRTEMVWIEADKTAAQAMSLAVRSGHSRIPVVGENVDDILGVVYLKDLVPYADRSRKVQVRDAMRPAVFMPDSKPLDSLLDEMQRRRNHMALLVDEYGGIAGLVTIEDVLEEIVGEIADEYDTDETPPIEDLGEGRYRVSARLSVDDLAELYGLEIEEEDVDTVGGLLAHALGRVPLPGSKAVVHGLVLRGEGGADARGRVRVHTVVVRKAQEKSHAEKVNGKRKSNGSEREIPTDRDENGDSE; from the coding sequence GTGAGTTCGCTGACCCTGATCCTGCTGGCGGGTCTGCTCGTCCCGGTCGGTGGGGTGTTCGCCGGAGTCGATTCGGCGCTGAATACCATCTCACCGGCGCGTCTCGACGATATGGTCCGGGCGGAGCGGCCCGGCGCGGTTCGGCTGACCAGGATCGTGGCCGATCGGCCGCGATATGTGAATCTGCTTGTGCTGCTTCGTATTCTGTGCGAGATCTGTGCGACGGTGCTGTTGGCGGCAGCGCTGATTCCGCTGTGGGACGACAATTGGGCGCTGCTGTTCACCGCGGCCGTCATGGTGCTGGTGGACTATGTGGTGATCGGGGTCGGACCGCGCACACTCGGCCGTCAGCACGCCTACTCCATTGCTTTGGCCTCGGCGCTGCCGCTGCAGTTCATCGGCACGGTGCTCGGTCCGGTCAGCAGGCTGCTGATCCTCATCGGTAATGCGATCACCCCGGGTAAGGGATTTCGCAACGGCCCCTTCGCATCCGAGATCGAGCTGCGGGAAGTGGTCGAGATGGCCGGTGAACGCGGTGTGGTGGCCGACGACGAACGCCGCATGATCCAGTCGGTCTTCGAACTCGGCGATACCCCGGCCCGCGCGGTCATGGTGCCGCGCACCGAAATGGTCTGGATCGAGGCGGATAAGACTGCGGCACAGGCGATGTCGCTCGCGGTGCGCAGTGGTCACTCCCGCATTCCGGTGGTCGGCGAGAACGTAGACGACATCCTCGGCGTGGTATATCTGAAAGACCTTGTGCCGTATGCGGATAGAAGTCGCAAGGTGCAGGTGCGCGATGCCATGCGCCCGGCGGTGTTCATGCCCGACTCCAAACCGTTGGACAGTCTGCTCGACGAAATGCAGCGCCGCAGAAACCATATGGCGCTACTGGTCGACGAATACGGCGGCATTGCCGGACTGGTGACCATCGAGGATGTGCTCGAGGAGATCGTCGGTGAGATCGCCGACGAATACGACACCGACGAAACCCCACCCATCGAGGACCTCGGCGAGGGCCGCTACCGGGTTTCGGCACGACTGTCGGTCGACGATCTGGCCGAACTGTACGGCCTGGAAATCGAGGAAGAGGACGTCGATACCGTCGGCGGCCTACTCGCCCACGCACTGGGCCGGGTGCCGCTGCCCGGCTCCAAAGCCGTTGTGCACGGCCTGGTGCTGCGCGGCGAAGGCGGTGCGGACGCGCGGGGACGGGTGCGGGTGCACACCGTCGTGGTGCGCAAGGCGCAGGAGAAATCGCATGCCGAAAAGGTCAACGGCAAGCGCAAAAGTAACGGATCCGAGCGGGAAATCCCGACCGATCGTGATGAGAACGGAGACAGCGAATGA
- a CDS encoding cytidine deaminase — MTELDAEDTKLVVLAKGALGRTGGNSGAAIRDTDGRTYAAGDVALQSLRLTALQAAVAAAISSGAEGFEAAVVVSGKLSDAGVFAVREASPEARIVFTDRSGAVFEIVDDAAGAEVQGG, encoded by the coding sequence ATGACCGAATTGGACGCCGAGGATACCAAACTCGTGGTGCTGGCCAAGGGCGCGCTCGGCCGCACCGGCGGCAACTCGGGCGCGGCCATCCGCGATACCGACGGCCGCACCTACGCGGCCGGTGATGTCGCCCTGCAGTCCCTGCGACTGACCGCCTTGCAGGCCGCCGTCGCGGCCGCGATCTCCAGTGGCGCAGAGGGATTCGAGGCGGCCGTGGTCGTCAGCGGCAAGCTATCGGATGCGGGCGTCTTCGCGGTTCGCGAGGCTTCGCCCGAGGCGCGCATCGTCTTCACCGATCGCTCGGGTGCGGTCTTCGAGATTGTCGACGATGCCGCCGGCGCGGAGGTGCAGGGTGGCTGA
- the era gene encoding GTPase Era, producing the protein MADTSTEFRSGFVCFVGRPNTGKSTLTNALVGQKIAITSSRPQTTRHTIRGIVHREHAQLILVDTPGLHRPRTLLGQRLNDLVRDTYSEVDVIALCIPADEKIGPGDKWILQQIKQMAPKTTLLGVVTKIDKVSRDQVAEQLMALSQLLGPDHDVVPVSAVKGEQVEVLVDVIASKMPEGPAFYPDGELTDEPEETLMAELIREAALEGVRDELPHSLAVVIEEVLPREENEDLLDVHALLYVERSSQKAIIIGKGGARLKEVGTNARKQIEHILGARIYLHLHVKVAKDWQRDPKQLGKLGF; encoded by the coding sequence GTGGCTGATACATCCACCGAATTCCGTTCCGGCTTCGTCTGTTTCGTCGGCCGCCCGAATACCGGCAAGTCGACGCTGACCAATGCGCTGGTCGGCCAGAAGATCGCGATCACCTCCTCGCGCCCGCAGACCACCCGCCACACCATCCGCGGCATCGTGCACCGCGAGCACGCCCAGCTCATCCTGGTCGACACCCCTGGTCTGCACCGCCCGCGCACCCTGCTCGGCCAACGCCTGAACGACCTTGTCCGCGATACGTATTCCGAAGTCGACGTGATCGCGCTGTGTATTCCGGCCGACGAGAAAATCGGCCCCGGCGATAAGTGGATCCTGCAGCAGATCAAACAGATGGCGCCGAAGACCACTCTGCTCGGTGTGGTCACCAAGATCGACAAGGTGAGCCGCGACCAGGTCGCCGAACAGCTGATGGCGCTGTCACAACTGCTCGGCCCGGACCACGATGTCGTGCCGGTATCCGCGGTCAAGGGCGAACAGGTCGAGGTCCTCGTCGACGTCATCGCCTCGAAAATGCCGGAGGGCCCGGCCTTTTACCCCGACGGCGAGCTTACCGACGAGCCCGAGGAAACCCTGATGGCCGAGCTCATCCGCGAAGCCGCCCTGGAGGGTGTCCGCGACGAGCTCCCGCATTCGCTCGCGGTGGTCATCGAAGAGGTCCTCCCGCGCGAAGAGAACGAAGACCTGCTCGACGTGCACGCCCTGCTCTATGTCGAACGCTCCTCCCAGAAGGCCATCATCATCGGCAAGGGCGGCGCCCGCCTCAAAGAGGTCGGCACCAACGCCCGCAAACAAATCGAACACATCCTCGGCGCCCGCATCTACCTACACCTACACGTCAAGGTTGCCAAGGATTGGCAGCGCGACCCGAAACAGCTTGGCAAGCTGGGGTTCTGA
- a CDS encoding amidase, whose translation MTVSDATLHPFATAELGLADFAAALTQGRISSVAAVGAALDRIEASQPTLNAFRIVRREKALAEAVAADERLAAGERLPLLGVPIAIKDDTDIAGEPTAFGCGGELPPKIEDAESVRRLRAAGAVIVGKTNTCELGQLPFTSGAAFGHTRNPWGAEYTPGGSSGGSAAAVAAGLVPAALGSDGAGSVRIPTAWTNLVGIKPQRGRISTWPAAEAFHGLTVNGPLARTVADAALLLDTAAGPHPGDLHTPEPLTVSDAVGRDPGRLRIALSLRIPFTATRTALHPEVEVAVQRIATTLRRLGHSVTVADLHYGIMIGASFLPRSLAGVRHVYDKMPGVQVDPRTTANVWFGRALSGPALFAARQAETLLHKRIGGFFRNYDLVLAPTTATPPPRTEEIDGIGVNATNDLITAACPYTWPWNVLGWPAVNVPAGFTDTGLPVGAQLMGTANTEPLLVSVAAQLESELHWERHRPEPWW comes from the coding sequence ATGACGGTGTCCGACGCCACCCTGCACCCATTCGCGACCGCCGAACTCGGCCTCGCCGACTTCGCGGCCGCCCTCACGCAGGGCAGGATCAGCTCCGTGGCCGCGGTCGGCGCCGCACTGGACCGGATCGAGGCGAGTCAGCCGACCCTGAATGCCTTCCGCATCGTCCGGCGCGAAAAGGCACTCGCCGAGGCCGTCGCGGCCGACGAGCGCTTGGCCGCCGGCGAACGTCTCCCCCTGCTCGGCGTGCCGATTGCGATCAAGGACGATACCGATATCGCCGGTGAGCCAACGGCATTCGGCTGCGGCGGCGAGCTCCCGCCGAAAATCGAAGACGCGGAATCGGTTCGACGGCTGCGCGCCGCCGGTGCGGTGATCGTCGGCAAGACCAATACCTGCGAACTCGGCCAACTGCCGTTCACCAGCGGCGCCGCCTTCGGCCACACTCGCAACCCATGGGGTGCCGAATACACACCGGGCGGCTCATCCGGCGGTTCTGCGGCTGCCGTCGCGGCCGGATTGGTACCCGCCGCACTGGGTTCCGACGGCGCGGGCTCGGTCCGCATCCCGACCGCATGGACCAATCTCGTCGGCATCAAACCACAGCGCGGCCGCATCTCCACCTGGCCCGCGGCCGAGGCATTCCACGGCCTCACCGTGAACGGACCATTGGCCCGCACCGTCGCCGATGCCGCACTGCTGCTCGACACCGCCGCCGGACCGCATCCCGGCGACCTGCACACCCCCGAACCGCTCACCGTCTCCGATGCCGTCGGCCGCGATCCAGGACGACTACGCATCGCCCTCTCGCTGCGAATCCCGTTCACCGCCACCAGAACCGCGCTGCATCCGGAGGTCGAAGTCGCGGTGCAGCGCATCGCCACCACACTTCGCCGCCTCGGTCATTCGGTAACCGTGGCGGATCTGCACTACGGGATCATGATCGGTGCGTCCTTCCTACCCCGCTCGCTGGCTGGCGTCCGACACGTCTACGACAAAATGCCTGGCGTACAAGTGGATCCACGCACCACCGCGAACGTCTGGTTCGGCCGCGCACTCAGCGGGCCGGCACTGTTCGCGGCACGTCAGGCGGAAACGTTGCTGCACAAGCGAATCGGCGGCTTCTTCCGCAACTACGACCTGGTGCTGGCCCCGACCACCGCGACTCCCCCGCCACGCACCGAAGAGATCGACGGCATCGGCGTCAACGCCACCAACGATCTCATCACGGCCGCATGCCCGTACACCTGGCCCTGGAATGTGCTCGGCTGGCCCGCGGTGAATGTCCCCGCCGGTTTCACCGACACCGGTCTGCCGGTCGGTGCCCAACTCATGGGCACTGCGAACACCGAACCGCTGCTGGTTTCCGTTGCGGCACAACTGGAATCGGAACTGCACTGGGAGCGCCACCGCCCCGAACCGTGGTGGTGA
- a CDS encoding alpha/beta hydrolase: MGISTSLGRTDEVDLPGGRIRYHDTGEGAPVVFVHGLLVNSDLWRNVVPTIAAAGYRCLSPDLPLGSHEIPVPAADLTPTGVADLIADFLERLDLTDVTVVANDTGGAITQVLLTRRPERIGRVVLASCDAYEAFFPPAFAALPVLARVPGSLRPLTELMRIRALHRLPIAFGWVTKRPVPPEIADSYLLPSRNSAAIRKDLRRFLKTVHRRYTLDAATRFPSVRIPVLIAWAREDKIFPVKFAERLAADLPNATLKFIDDSYTFLSEDQPELLSETILEFTRAHATP; this comes from the coding sequence ATGGGAATCAGTACGTCACTCGGCCGCACGGATGAGGTGGATCTCCCCGGCGGCCGCATCCGGTATCACGACACGGGGGAGGGCGCACCGGTCGTTTTCGTGCACGGCCTGCTCGTCAACTCCGATCTTTGGCGCAATGTCGTCCCCACCATCGCGGCGGCGGGCTATCGCTGCCTCAGTCCGGACCTGCCGCTCGGCTCACACGAAATCCCGGTCCCCGCAGCGGATCTCACGCCCACTGGGGTTGCCGATCTGATCGCCGACTTTCTGGAGCGACTCGACCTCACCGACGTCACCGTTGTCGCCAATGACACCGGCGGCGCGATCACCCAGGTGTTGCTGACCCGTCGTCCGGAGCGGATCGGCCGCGTCGTACTGGCCTCGTGCGACGCCTACGAGGCTTTCTTCCCGCCTGCCTTCGCGGCGCTGCCGGTGCTGGCGCGGGTACCCGGCTCGCTGCGGCCGCTGACCGAGTTGATGCGGATCCGTGCGCTGCATCGTCTGCCGATCGCCTTCGGCTGGGTGACTAAGCGCCCGGTCCCGCCGGAGATCGCCGACTCCTACCTGCTGCCGAGCCGGAATTCGGCGGCGATCCGCAAGGATCTGCGCCGGTTCCTGAAGACCGTGCATCGCCGCTACACGCTCGACGCCGCTACCCGATTCCCGTCGGTGCGGATTCCGGTGCTGATCGCATGGGCTCGCGAGGACAAGATCTTCCCGGTGAAATTCGCGGAACGCCTGGCCGCCGACCTGCCGAACGCGACCCTGAAGTTCATCGACGACTCCTACACCTTCCTGTCCGAAGATCAGCCCGAGTTGCTCTCCGAAACGATTCTGGAGTTCACTCGGGCGCATGCAACGCCGTAG
- a CDS encoding TetR/AcrR family transcriptional regulator produces the protein MQRRSQEDRSRATRAALEQAGRRLFAERGFAATSAEELVTEAGVTRGALHHHYGDKRGLFLAVLEKIEVETTQEIENAIGAGNPDDIVASMAIGLNVFLEICQRPEMIRITLYDGPAVLGWQAFREFEARHGLGLVIAQLERARDAGLIADAPIQVLAQLIFSAVTEAGLIVAHATDKDAARAQAQQSLMLLIGGILRT, from the coding sequence ATGCAACGCCGTAGTCAGGAGGATCGCTCCCGTGCCACCCGAGCCGCGCTCGAGCAGGCCGGTCGCCGGTTGTTCGCCGAGCGCGGTTTCGCGGCGACCTCGGCAGAGGAACTCGTGACCGAGGCGGGAGTCACCCGCGGCGCTCTGCACCACCACTACGGCGATAAGCGCGGTCTCTTCCTGGCCGTGCTCGAAAAAATAGAGGTCGAGACCACGCAGGAAATCGAAAACGCCATCGGAGCAGGTAATCCCGATGACATTGTCGCCTCGATGGCCATCGGCCTGAATGTCTTCTTGGAGATATGCCAGCGCCCGGAGATGATCCGCATCACCCTCTACGACGGCCCCGCGGTCCTCGGCTGGCAGGCATTTCGCGAATTCGAGGCGCGCCATGGGCTGGGGTTGGTCATCGCCCAATTGGAACGCGCCCGTGACGCGGGGCTGATCGCCGACGCGCCGATTCAGGTCCTGGCCCAGCTGATCTTCAGCGCGGTCACCGAGGCGGGACTCATCGTCGCCCACGCCACGGATAAGGACGCCGCCCGAGCGCAGGCACAACAGTCCCTGATGCTGCTGATCGGCGGCATTCTCCGCACCTGA